A stretch of the Poseidonibacter parvus genome encodes the following:
- the hisD gene encoding histidinol dehydrogenase — protein MKIINTQDKNFKEEFDGILARAKSDIKGVSSIVTGIIDEIVEEGNTALKRHISKFDKWEVKDDNELLISTVDMENAYNNIDEKLRQALHTTYDRIKKYHEKQLPKSWLDFESNGTILGQKVSAVDRAGLYIPGGKAAYPSSLLMNAIPAIVAGVEEIVVCTPTPDNEINELLLAACHLCGIKKAYKVGGASAVAAMAYGTETIPKVDVITGPGNIFVATAKKLVFGEVNIDMIAGPSEIGILADSSAKPKYLAIDLLSQAEHDEMASSILITTDENIAKQTSDEVENYLKTLERETIARTSIDNRGAIIVASCMDEAIELMNEIAPEHLEVMTVNAFELLPYIKHAGAIFLGENTPEPIGDYVAGPNHTLPTGSTAKFYSPLNVENFMKKSSIINFSKNAINELGEACALLADTEGLTAHAKSVRVRLEDK, from the coding sequence ATGAAAATAATAAATACGCAAGATAAAAATTTTAAAGAAGAGTTTGATGGAATTTTAGCACGTGCTAAAAGTGACATAAAAGGTGTTTCATCAATTGTTACAGGAATTATTGACGAAATCGTTGAAGAAGGTAATACAGCTTTAAAAAGACATATTTCAAAGTTTGATAAATGGGAAGTTAAAGATGATAATGAGCTTTTAATTTCAACTGTTGATATGGAAAATGCTTATAATAATATTGATGAAAAATTAAGACAAGCACTTCATACGACATACGATAGAATTAAAAAATACCACGAAAAACAACTTCCTAAATCATGGTTAGATTTTGAATCAAATGGAACTATTCTAGGTCAAAAAGTATCAGCAGTTGATAGAGCTGGACTTTATATTCCTGGTGGAAAAGCAGCATATCCAAGTTCTCTTTTAATGAACGCAATTCCTGCAATTGTAGCTGGAGTTGAAGAGATAGTTGTTTGTACTCCTACACCTGATAATGAAATAAATGAATTGCTTTTAGCAGCTTGCCACCTTTGTGGAATTAAAAAAGCTTATAAAGTAGGTGGTGCATCAGCAGTTGCAGCAATGGCTTATGGAACGGAAACTATTCCAAAAGTTGATGTAATAACAGGTCCTGGTAATATTTTTGTAGCAACTGCTAAAAAGTTAGTATTTGGGGAAGTAAATATTGATATGATTGCAGGACCATCTGAGATTGGAATTCTTGCAGATTCAAGCGCAAAGCCTAAATACTTGGCGATTGATTTATTATCACAAGCAGAGCATGATGAAATGGCTAGTTCTATTTTGATTACAACAGATGAAAATATTGCAAAGCAAACAAGTGATGAGGTAGAAAATTACCTTAAAACTTTAGAACGTGAAACAATTGCACGAACTTCTATTGATAATAGAGGTGCTATTATTGTTGCAAGTTGCATGGATGAAGCAATTGAGCTTATGAATGAAATAGCTCCTGAGCACTTAGAAGTTATGACTGTAAATGCTTTTGAATTATTACCATATATCAAACATGCTGGAGCTATTTTCTTAGGTGAAAATACACCTGAACCTATTGGTGATTATGTAGCAGGTCCAAATCATACCCTTCCAACAGGAAGTACAGCTAAGTTTTATAGTCCCTTAAATGTGGAAAATTTTATGAAAAAAAGTTCAATAATAAACTTTTCAAAAAATGCTATAAATGAACTTGGTGAAGCTTGTGCACTTCTTGCTGATACAGAAGGTTTAACAGCACATGCAAAATCAGTTAGAGTTAGATTAGAAGATAAATAG
- a CDS encoding cache domain-containing protein — protein MLSGNEKKIINFINYLPFLVFICLLLLIFLIYLHNISTYQKDVNNLKKTFIKQNKEIINSEVNRVYKYIVHEKSNSEERLKESVKNRVNEVHSIITANYNKYKDIETKEQITQRIKDILRNYRYNNKQGYFFINNFDGLNVLHSLNPSLEGTNISNLKDKRGNFTFLDSIKTLKNKNSSFTTVYWGKENDLDNDYKKINYNKVFKPYNWFIGTGEYVVDFEKKLKNKILSYISSLRYSEYGYVFIIDYEGNYLAHIKKNYLGLNRINLVDKNGVEITKETIKTAKNGDGYIQYMGTIKPEPNIASPKTTYTKGFQDWNWAVSSGFYHYELTKKLKLKELELYNKNKKELISLLSISIIFLIVFTLLSLYISRLLKKEFSRYKSEVFKYIENNREKDNLLAQQSKMAAMGEMLQNISHQWRQPLSLISTISTGIKVNKELGLFDEKTLIESMTRINDSTKYLSQTIEDFRDFSNPNKKQIEFDLKKTIKKAISLQEVQFKEEDINLISYLDKIKVFGYENELIQVLLNIINNCKDEFKRSNLEERIIIIELIKKNKKANILIKDNAGGIDESIINRVFEPYFTTKDKSQGTGIGLYMSREIIVKHLEGSISVKNEEFTFNKKEYKGARFKISLDLKN, from the coding sequence ATGCTTTCAGGAAATGAAAAGAAAATTATTAACTTTATTAATTATTTACCTTTCTTAGTATTCATCTGTTTATTACTTCTTATATTCCTTATTTATTTACATAATATTTCTACATATCAAAAAGATGTAAATAATTTAAAAAAAACTTTTATAAAACAAAACAAAGAAATTATTAACTCAGAAGTAAATAGAGTATATAAATATATAGTACATGAAAAATCAAATAGTGAAGAAAGATTAAAAGAATCTGTAAAAAATAGGGTTAATGAAGTACATTCTATAATAACTGCCAATTACAATAAATATAAAGATATAGAAACAAAAGAACAAATTACACAGAGAATAAAAGATATTTTAAGAAATTATAGATATAACAATAAACAAGGCTACTTCTTTATAAATAATTTTGATGGTTTAAATGTTTTACACTCCTTGAATCCTTCACTTGAAGGTACCAATATAAGTAATTTAAAAGACAAAAGAGGGAATTTTACTTTTCTTGATTCTATAAAAACTTTAAAAAATAAGAATAGTTCTTTTACTACAGTATATTGGGGTAAAGAAAATGATTTAGATAATGATTATAAAAAGATTAATTACAATAAAGTATTTAAGCCATATAATTGGTTTATAGGTACTGGAGAATATGTTGTTGATTTTGAAAAAAAGCTTAAAAATAAGATACTTTCTTATATTAGCTCTCTTCGGTATTCTGAATATGGTTATGTTTTTATTATTGATTATGAGGGAAATTATTTAGCTCATATTAAAAAGAATTATTTAGGTCTTAACCGAATTAATTTAGTAGATAAAAATGGTGTTGAGATTACAAAAGAGACTATTAAAACTGCTAAAAATGGAGATGGTTATATCCAATATATGGGTACAATTAAACCAGAACCTAATATTGCTTCACCTAAAACTACTTATACCAAAGGTTTTCAAGATTGGAACTGGGCCGTTTCAAGTGGTTTCTATCATTATGAATTAACTAAAAAACTAAAATTAAAAGAATTAGAACTTTATAATAAAAATAAAAAAGAGCTAATAAGTTTATTAAGTATAAGTATAATTTTTTTAATAGTATTTACATTATTATCTTTATATATTTCAAGGTTATTAAAAAAAGAATTTTCAAGATATAAGAGTGAAGTTTTTAAGTACATAGAAAATAATAGAGAAAAAGATAATCTTCTAGCACAGCAATCAAAAATGGCTGCAATGGGAGAAATGCTTCAAAATATTTCACATCAATGGAGGCAGCCTTTAAGTTTAATAAGTACTATTTCTACAGGAATAAAAGTAAATAAAGAATTAGGACTTTTTGATGAAAAGACATTAATAGAATCGATGACAAGGATTAATGATTCTACAAAGTATTTATCTCAAACAATTGAGGATTTTAGAGATTTCTCAAACCCAAATAAAAAACAAATTGAATTTGATTTAAAAAAAACAATTAAAAAAGCAATAAGTTTACAAGAAGTACAGTTTAAAGAAGAAGATATTAATCTAATTTCTTATCTTGATAAAATAAAAGTATTTGGATACGAAAACGAGTTGATTCAAGTTCTTCTTAATATAATTAATAACTGTAAAGATGAATTTAAAAGATCAAATCTTGAAGAAAGAATAATTATTATTGAACTTATAAAGAAAAACAAAAAAGCAAATATACTTATAAAAGATAATGCAGGTGGAATTGATGAAAGTATCATAAATAGAGTCTTTGAACCATATTTCACAACAAAAGACAAAAGTCAAGGTACAGGAATAGGACTTTATATGTCAAGGGAAATAATTGTAAAACATTTGGAAGGTTCTATAAGTGTTAAGAATGAAGAATTTACTTTTAATAAAAAAGAGTATAAAGGTGCAAGGTTTAAAATATCTCTTGATTTAAAAAATTAA
- a CDS encoding polyprenyl synthetase family protein, which produces MEELEAVKSKIKTFVEDCNDEKSLELLEKLATGKMLRSKLILKIAGESIESIKLCAVVEMIHAASLLHDDVIDEADTRRGKPSVNALYDNKTSIMFGDILYSKAFTQLTLMDKKIAYTVSNAVTLLSIGEMLDVDLTNSFNTSYEKYNDMIYKKTASLIEAAAKAAAILAGLDEEKYALYGRNLGLAFQMIDDILDITQDSATLGKPAMLDFVEGKVTIPYLLLHERLEDKSKLEKLYKKDLSQEESSWIKEQMSETKALEDSIKMAKDIGNEAIQAVKDEENSQTLIFIMKAMIEREF; this is translated from the coding sequence GTGGAAGAGTTAGAAGCTGTAAAAAGTAAAATAAAGACATTTGTAGAAGATTGTAATGATGAAAAAAGTTTAGAATTATTAGAAAAATTAGCAACTGGAAAGATGCTAAGATCTAAACTTATTTTAAAAATTGCAGGTGAAAGTATTGAGAGTATAAAATTATGTGCAGTTGTTGAGATGATTCATGCTGCATCACTATTGCATGATGATGTTATTGATGAAGCAGATACTAGAAGAGGAAAACCTTCTGTAAATGCTTTATATGATAATAAAACATCTATTATGTTTGGAGATATTCTTTATTCAAAAGCCTTCACGCAACTTACTTTAATGGATAAAAAAATTGCATATACAGTTTCTAATGCAGTTACACTACTTAGTATTGGTGAAATGTTAGATGTAGATTTAACAAATAGTTTTAATACTTCTTATGAAAAATATAATGATATGATTTATAAAAAAACTGCCTCATTAATTGAAGCAGCAGCAAAAGCAGCAGCTATACTAGCAGGTTTAGATGAAGAGAAATATGCCCTTTATGGTAGAAACCTTGGTCTTGCTTTTCAAATGATAGATGATATTTTAGATATCACACAAGATAGTGCTACTTTAGGAAAACCTGCAATGTTGGATTTTGTAGAAGGTAAAGTAACTATTCCTTATCTTTTATTACATGAAAGATTAGAAGATAAATCAAAGCTAGAAAAATTATATAAAAAAGATTTATCACAAGAAGAATCTTCTTGGATTAAAGAGCAAATGAGTGAAACAAAAGCTTTAGAAGATTCAATTAAAATGGCAAAAGACATTGGTAATGAAGCAATACAAGCTGTTAAAGATGAAGAGAATAGTCAAACTTTAATTTTTATAATGAAAGCAATGATTGAAAGAGAGTTTTAA
- the hemA gene encoding glutamyl-tRNA reductase, whose amino-acid sequence MSYLIISFSHKNTDIEMREKLAFGSDEEKDRFLKLILEDGITKEAVLLSTCNRVEIITRSLNPNNSAKLILKQLAIYSSVEYDVLYKRADIYDNDGAVHHLFTVASALDSLVIGETQIVGQLKDAFRFSQSKGHCDQKIIRIMHYAFKCAATVRNATSLGTGSVSVASTAVAKAKDIIKNTCGVKALVIGAGEMSELTIKHLLSSGFDVILTSRDIKKAQNLANSFEENIDVAPYESLSTLLGQVPVMITATSAPYPIITEDNTPDVDFQRYWFDIAVPRDIDDINKFGLEIYSVDDLQDIVNENMSLRAEQAKTAYSIVSKMSLEFYDWLKSLDIEPVVKNLYTKADSVIDKKVEHAIKKGFIRAEDEENIRKLCQTVITEYLHTPSKKLKNISKNMECDIVVGTIQNMFAQNSDENHEQYKCEHLSKN is encoded by the coding sequence ATGAGTTATTTAATAATTAGTTTTTCTCATAAAAATACAGATATTGAAATGAGAGAAAAACTAGCTTTTGGATCTGATGAAGAAAAAGATAGATTTTTAAAATTAATTTTAGAAGATGGTATTACAAAAGAAGCAGTTTTATTATCAACATGTAATAGAGTTGAAATAATCACAAGATCTTTAAATCCCAACAATAGTGCAAAATTAATTTTAAAACAACTAGCAATTTATTCTAGCGTTGAATATGATGTTTTATATAAACGTGCAGATATTTATGATAATGATGGAGCTGTTCACCATCTTTTCACTGTTGCTTCTGCACTTGATTCACTTGTAATTGGTGAAACACAAATTGTAGGACAGTTAAAAGATGCTTTTAGATTTTCTCAATCAAAAGGGCACTGTGACCAAAAGATTATTAGAATAATGCACTATGCTTTTAAGTGTGCAGCAACAGTAAGAAATGCAACATCATTAGGAACTGGTTCTGTTTCAGTGGCTTCCACAGCAGTTGCAAAAGCAAAAGATATTATCAAAAATACATGTGGTGTAAAAGCTCTTGTAATTGGTGCTGGAGAAATGAGTGAATTAACAATTAAGCATTTACTTTCAAGTGGTTTTGATGTAATTTTAACGAGTAGAGATATTAAAAAAGCTCAAAATTTAGCAAATAGTTTTGAAGAAAATATTGATGTAGCACCTTATGAGAGTTTATCTACACTTTTAGGTCAAGTTCCTGTAATGATAACAGCAACTTCAGCTCCCTATCCAATTATTACAGAAGATAATACTCCTGATGTAGATTTTCAAAGATATTGGTTTGATATTGCAGTTCCAAGAGATATAGATGATATTAATAAATTTGGTTTAGAGATTTATTCAGTTGACGATTTACAAGATATAGTAAATGAAAATATGAGTTTAAGAGCAGAACAAGCTAAAACTGCATATTCAATTGTAAGTAAAATGTCTTTAGAATTTTACGATTGGTTAAAATCTTTAGATATAGAACCAGTTGTAAAAAACCTTTATACAAAAGCTGATTCTGTGATAGATAAAAAAGTAGAACATGCAATAAAAAAAGGTTTTATAAGAGCTGAAGATGAAGAGAATATTAGAAAACTTTGTCAAACAGTTATTACGGAATATTTACACACTCCATCAAAGAAATTAAAGAATATTTCTAAAAATATGGAATGTGATATTGTAGTAGGAACAATACAAAATATGTTCGCACAAAATAGTGATGAAAATCATGAACAATATAAATGTGAACATTTATCAAAAAATTAA
- a CDS encoding DUF2018 family protein, with product MSVFNEWLSEDEDDIFMGSPKSKFFDVSREASVDVVEDEWDKVIEKLAVLEMMLSEGKGEDFDINQVIKQYTFDNIEKVNAVKKGLYVEFTGEIICRLDS from the coding sequence ATGTCAGTTTTTAATGAATGGTTAAGTGAAGATGAAGATGATATATTTATGGGAAGCCCAAAATCAAAGTTTTTTGATGTAAGTAGAGAGGCATCTGTTGATGTTGTTGAAGATGAATGGGATAAAGTAATTGAAAAATTAGCAGTATTAGAAATGATGCTTTCAGAAGGAAAAGGCGAAGACTTTGATATCAATCAAGTTATTAAGCAATACACTTTTGATAATATAGAAAAAGTAAATGCAGTAAAAAAAGGTTTATACGTTGAATTTACTGGTGAGATTATTTGTAGATTAGATTCATAA
- a CDS encoding shikimate kinase: MKKNNIILIGFMGVGKGTIARGLVNNSTMFAIDTDDLIESMENRKIKKIFEIEGEPYFRNLEKKTALWLEDNVSNTIISTGGGFYKQENINNIGRVVYLKSSFQGILDRINACPNADKKLKKRPLLQNLEEATKLYDSRVSDYERVADIVIDVEKKELEIIVEEILGQI; this comes from the coding sequence ATGAAAAAGAACAATATAATATTAATAGGTTTTATGGGTGTTGGCAAGGGTACAATTGCAAGAGGATTAGTGAATAATTCTACTATGTTTGCTATTGATACTGATGATTTAATTGAAAGTATGGAAAACCGAAAAATAAAAAAGATTTTCGAAATTGAAGGTGAACCTTACTTTAGAAATTTAGAAAAGAAAACTGCACTATGGTTGGAAGATAATGTATCAAACACGATTATTTCAACTGGTGGAGGTTTTTATAAGCAAGAAAATATTAACAATATTGGAAGAGTAGTTTATTTGAAATCATCTTTTCAAGGGATTTTAGACAGAATAAACGCTTGTCCAAATGCAGATAAAAAACTTAAAAAAAGACCACTTTTACAAAATCTAGAAGAAGCTACAAAGCTTTATGATTCAAGAGTAAGTGATTATGAGAGAGTAGCTGATATTGTTATTGATGTTGAGAAAAAAGAATTAGAAATTATTGTTGAAGAGATTTTAGGACAGATATAA